One Parageobacillus sp. KH3-4 genomic region harbors:
- a CDS encoding DUF817 domain-containing protein produces the protein MRALKQLVRFGWEQALSCLFPVVIFASLAFTQIMPLPFLPRYDWLLIICLLMQWWMVRSGLETRDELKVITLFHLIGLALELFKVHMGSWSYPEEGYFKIFGVPLYSGFMYASVASYLCQAWRRFKVELIKWPPFLVVVPLAAAIYLNFFTHHYWIDVRWWLSGLVIIVFWQSWVTFEVDGARYRMPLALSFVLIGFFIWIAENIATFFGAWEYPNQTDAWSLVHLGKVSSWFLLVIVSFLIVATLKQVKGKIVSPKKDKVQEAFDNHLKE, from the coding sequence ATGAGAGCACTAAAACAACTCGTTCGTTTTGGTTGGGAGCAGGCCCTATCATGTTTGTTTCCTGTCGTTATTTTTGCCTCTTTGGCTTTTACACAAATCATGCCACTTCCCTTTCTACCACGGTATGACTGGCTGCTCATCATCTGCCTTCTGATGCAGTGGTGGATGGTGCGTTCTGGGCTTGAAACACGGGATGAACTAAAGGTTATCACATTGTTCCACCTTATTGGACTTGCTCTTGAACTTTTCAAGGTACATATGGGCTCCTGGTCTTATCCAGAGGAAGGATATTTCAAAATTTTTGGAGTGCCTTTGTATAGTGGATTCATGTACGCAAGTGTAGCGAGTTATCTTTGCCAGGCGTGGAGGAGGTTTAAGGTTGAACTGATTAAGTGGCCACCGTTTTTGGTAGTTGTACCTCTTGCAGCTGCGATTTATTTGAATTTTTTCACCCACCATTATTGGATTGACGTTCGTTGGTGGTTATCTGGACTTGTAATTATCGTCTTTTGGCAATCATGGGTCACATTTGAGGTTGATGGAGCTCGTTACCGTATGCCACTCGCACTTTCTTTTGTGCTCATCGGATTTTTTATATGGATAGCCGAAAATATCGCAACGTTCTTTGGAGCTTGGGAATATCCAAACCAAACCGATGCATGGAGTCTCGTTCATCTAGGAAAGGTGAGTTCATGGTTCTTATTAGTGATTGTTAGCTTTCTTATAGTAGCGACGTTAAAGCAGGTTAAAGGAAAAATTGTTTCACCCAAGAAGGATAAGGTTCAAGAGGCGTTTGATAATCATTTAAAGGAATGA
- a CDS encoding YrvL family regulatory protein, with protein MNKNGNNSSFNEMNFLEKIIVVTALTLLVILSVAFIIGSIFFGITGFLNLFGVKYESFSSLLLFVLFFFLIGFILDFISIAFIRFATQNLRGKYKSFFTRMMIDCTFSWLSFHTADEMISGITIPFTTEILAVLLFFLIEIAFEDTEKRKLKRGR; from the coding sequence TTGAATAAGAATGGTAATAATAGTTCATTCAATGAAATGAATTTTTTAGAAAAGATAATTGTTGTTACAGCATTAACATTACTTGTAATTCTTTCGGTTGCTTTTATTATTGGTAGCATTTTCTTTGGGATTACAGGTTTTTTGAATTTATTTGGAGTGAAGTACGAATCTTTTTCTTCACTTTTACTGTTTGTTCTGTTTTTCTTCCTTATTGGATTTATACTTGATTTTATTTCAATTGCTTTCATTAGGTTTGCAACACAGAATTTAAGAGGTAAATATAAATCATTTTTCACAAGGATGATGATTGACTGCACATTTTCTTGGCTATCATTTCATACGGCAGATGAAATGATTAGTGGTATTACTATTCCATTTACGACTGAAATACTTGCTGTTTTATTATTTTTTTTGATTGAAATTGCTTTTGAGGATACAGAAAAAAGGAAATTGAAAAGAGGGCGATAA
- a CDS encoding AAA family ATPase gives MESNIPNKIHIIGSVGSGKTTLARTLSSKLNIPFYELDNVVWKRCKSGDIRRSEEERDEYLNNIINSDAWIVEGVHHKWVLPSFQNAELIIFLDTDYSKRTFRIIKRFILQKIGLEKANYKPTFKIFMKMFEWNYYFENESKPEILNMLSQYNDKLIILKDNTEIKKYFNSHGRTN, from the coding sequence ATGGAAAGTAATATACCTAACAAAATACATATTATTGGCTCGGTGGGAAGTGGAAAAACAACATTAGCAAGAACCCTATCGTCTAAGCTAAATATTCCGTTCTACGAATTAGATAACGTTGTTTGGAAAAGGTGTAAATCTGGGGATATAAGAAGAAGTGAAGAAGAAAGAGACGAATATCTGAATAATATAATTAATTCTGATGCTTGGATTGTAGAAGGTGTTCATCATAAGTGGGTACTTCCAAGTTTTCAGAATGCAGAATTGATTATATTTTTAGATACAGACTATTCTAAAAGGACATTTAGAATTATAAAGAGATTTATTTTGCAAAAAATTGGGCTTGAAAAAGCAAACTATAAACCAACTTTTAAAATATTTATGAAGATGTTTGAGTGGAATTATTATTTTGAGAACGAAAGTAAACCAGAAATATTAAATATGTTAAGCCAATACAATGACAAGTTGATAATTCTAAAGGATAACACCGAGATTAAAAAATACTTTAACTCCCATGGAAGAACGAATTAA
- a CDS encoding GNAT family N-acetyltransferase has product MIRLANAGDAHLIHQIMVLAFEEYRNMDVPSSALNETVSSIEESLKNGSEKALLCFRDGVPVGSVRFKTDKNSLYFFRLSVCPEARGKGIAKSMLSWLENYAKEYGKTEIWCRVRMSLPQNIQLYKSVGYIICKEEVVTNPNGFPVKTVVMKKEI; this is encoded by the coding sequence GTGATTCGATTGGCAAATGCGGGAGATGCACATTTGATTCATCAAATTATGGTTTTAGCCTTTGAGGAATATAGGAATATGGATGTTCCATCAAGCGCACTTAATGAAACTGTAAGCTCCATTGAAGAGTCATTAAAAAACGGCTCCGAAAAAGCCCTGCTTTGCTTTAGGGATGGAGTTCCAGTTGGTTCTGTGAGGTTTAAAACAGATAAGAATTCTCTTTATTTCTTCCGTCTCTCTGTTTGTCCTGAAGCAAGGGGAAAAGGAATAGCAAAGTCTATGCTATCGTGGCTTGAAAATTATGCAAAAGAATATGGAAAGACAGAAATATGGTGTAGAGTTCGAATGTCCCTTCCACAGAATATACAGTTATATAAATCAGTTGGGTACATTATTTGTAAGGAAGAAGTTGTAACAAATCCTAATGGTTTTCCAGTAAAAACCGTAGTCATGAAAAAGGAAATTTAA
- a CDS encoding GNAT family N-acetyltransferase encodes MDIRKSTDSELKQIMARSPQAMFEGTLGKVKPTGEKIKQLVEPLLKKGCYYLIATEDDKLMGWILIGENKDQFTDKRIGFIYELFVLEEFRGKGVSKQLLSSAIDRLKQEGYPEVRLSVFVGNPAIKLYEKMGFHSRNITMSLPL; translated from the coding sequence ATGGATATTAGAAAATCCACCGATAGTGAACTTAAACAAATTATGGCACGTTCTCCACAAGCCATGTTTGAAGGAACATTGGGTAAAGTAAAACCGACTGGCGAGAAAATTAAGCAACTTGTAGAACCACTCTTAAAGAAAGGATGTTATTATTTAATCGCAACAGAAGACGATAAATTAATGGGCTGGATTTTGATTGGGGAAAACAAAGACCAATTTACTGATAAAAGGATTGGATTTATATATGAACTTTTTGTTCTAGAAGAATTCAGAGGAAAAGGGGTTTCTAAACAGTTACTGAGTAGTGCTATTGACCGTTTAAAACAAGAAGGATACCCTGAAGTTCGACTTAGTGTATTTGTGGGAAACCCTGCTATTAAACTTTATGAGAAAATGGGTTTTCATTCAAGAAACATTACTATGAGTTTACCATTGTAA
- a CDS encoding GNAT family protein yields MLQKLLLTGKRISLRTPTHDDLPILYNLIYGVENPEWKKYDAPYYPLEFCTFEEFSKKMEERMNFTDVPSQMIIEYQGQIVGMVSYYWEDKRTRWLEIGIVIYSPEHWNGGFGTEALSLWIDYLFENLTIERVGLTTWSGNPRMIRCAEKLGMRLEGRMRKCRYYNGEYYDSIRMGILREEWNEFKKNNPLFNSHGRTN; encoded by the coding sequence ATGTTACAAAAGTTGTTGCTGACAGGAAAAAGAATATCTCTGCGGACACCAACGCACGATGATTTGCCAATTTTGTATAACCTGATATATGGTGTGGAGAATCCAGAATGGAAAAAGTACGATGCTCCTTATTATCCACTTGAATTTTGTACCTTTGAAGAGTTTTCTAAGAAAATGGAAGAAAGAATGAACTTTACGGATGTACCAAGCCAAATGATTATTGAATATCAAGGTCAAATTGTAGGTATGGTTAGCTATTATTGGGAAGACAAACGTACACGATGGCTTGAAATTGGAATTGTCATATATTCTCCTGAACATTGGAATGGTGGATTTGGAACGGAAGCATTATCTTTATGGATTGACTATCTCTTTGAAAATCTAACCATTGAGAGAGTGGGGTTGACGACTTGGTCTGGAAATCCACGAATGATAAGATGTGCGGAAAAATTGGGAATGCGATTAGAAGGGAGAATGAGAAAATGCCGCTACTATAATGGCGAATACTATGATTCCATTCGGATGGGTATTCTTCGTGAGGAATGGAATGAGTTTAAAAAGAATAATCCCTTATTCAATTCCCATGGAAGAACGAATTAA
- a CDS encoding GNAT family N-acetyltransferase → MVVLETQRLILRQYRDEDITSLHNIFSDPETMKFYPAPFSIQQTQDWIKRNQDRYRNDGYGLWAVCLKETNEFIGDCGLVKQKINDNIEVEIGYHIHKKYWSKGFATEAAKACKEYAFDTLGLNKLISIIDPKNIPSIRVAEKIGFTKEKEVFIFGKNHYIYSGVKESN, encoded by the coding sequence ATGGTTGTTCTTGAAACACAAAGGTTGATATTAAGACAGTATAGGGATGAAGATATTACTTCTCTACATAATATTTTTTCTGACCCAGAAACAATGAAGTTTTATCCAGCCCCTTTCAGCATTCAGCAAACTCAAGACTGGATTAAACGAAATCAAGATAGATATCGGAATGATGGTTATGGATTATGGGCTGTTTGTTTGAAGGAAACGAATGAATTTATCGGGGATTGTGGTCTTGTTAAACAAAAAATAAATGACAATATAGAAGTGGAGATTGGATACCACATTCATAAAAAATATTGGTCAAAGGGGTTCGCAACAGAAGCAGCCAAAGCGTGCAAGGAATATGCGTTTGATACATTGGGTTTAAATAAGCTGATAAGCATTATTGACCCAAAAAATATTCCATCCATTCGTGTGGCAGAGAAGATTGGTTTCACTAAGGAAAAAGAAGTATTTATTTTCGGTAAGAACCATTATATATACTCGGGGGTTAAAGAAAGTAACTAA
- a CDS encoding DUF4238 domain-containing protein, whose product MEDMLMKIENQCSKIINTIIRTSRIPPKDSEDYHLLLLFLLLSEARNLKTADSIDNFINRQIKIIAKMDERINVPDDIIDKMTISMTIPNLNPIKASLELYPILLDLGCVLLLSKNDRQFITSDNPLVRYNQMYVQRNYTLRGYGLGNMGIQLFFPISPKMCICLFDHILYDYTANEDGIIEIHNGKQIDEINKLFYLNSYAYLFFNENVKESYINRLIRSCNKHSISQLDKEIQVLGDKYNKLIAYSPRKVTERIKLSFFKIRKEFIKMPLPVHMGGPMRPYAKKFTLETK is encoded by the coding sequence ATTGAAGACATGCTAATGAAAATAGAAAATCAGTGTTCCAAAATAATTAACACAATTATAAGAACTTCAAGAATTCCTCCCAAAGATAGCGAGGACTATCATTTACTCTTATTATTCTTATTACTAAGTGAAGCACGAAATTTAAAAACTGCTGATTCTATAGATAACTTCATAAACAGACAAATAAAAATCATCGCAAAGATGGATGAACGTATTAATGTTCCAGATGATATTATTGACAAAATGACCATTTCAATGACCATTCCAAATTTAAACCCAATAAAGGCTTCATTAGAATTATATCCTATACTACTTGATTTAGGTTGCGTTCTGTTGTTAAGTAAGAATGACAGACAGTTTATAACATCAGACAATCCGTTAGTAAGATATAATCAAATGTATGTTCAAAGAAATTATACTCTTAGAGGATACGGATTAGGAAATATGGGGATTCAATTATTTTTCCCAATCTCACCTAAAATGTGTATTTGTCTATTTGACCATATTCTTTATGATTATACAGCAAATGAGGACGGAATTATTGAAATACATAATGGAAAGCAAATAGATGAAATTAACAAATTATTTTACTTAAATTCGTATGCTTATTTGTTTTTCAATGAAAATGTTAAAGAATCTTATATAAATAGGTTAATAAGGAGTTGTAACAAACACTCAATTTCGCAATTAGACAAAGAAATACAAGTTTTAGGGGACAAATACAATAAGTTGATTGCCTATTCTCCTAGAAAAGTGACCGAAAGAATAAAATTATCTTTCTTTAAAATTCGTAAAGAATTTATTAAGATGCCTTTACCCGTGCATATGGGTGGACCTATGAGACCTTATGCTAAAAAATTTACGTTAGAGACGAAATAA
- a CDS encoding IS3 family transposase (programmed frameshift), which translates to MKKRTFDQEYKIQAVELCLEGDKSIAQVAKELGLAYNTLHRWVKEYKESNGTSFVGSGNIKPQNQEIIELRRRNQELEEELAILKKALGNLHQKPEVIYAFIFQHRNEFLVVKMCQVLGVSKSGYYAWLKRPKSNQKEKKEQLTQQIRNEYLKSRKIYGSPKITQELRKQGIRVSQKTVARIMSEEGLRSITVRKYKATTNSNHPYNVYANLLEQNFQATAPNEVWMADITYIPTDEGWLYLASIMDLYTRKIVGWYIDTRMTKELVIKALQRALNNEKPTGRVIHHSDRGSQYASNGYQQLLQEHHFQVSMSRRGNCYDNACMESFHSLIKKECIYPNRFRTRKEAKQAIFEYIECFYNRKRSHSALEYVSPCEFEAAYYANQRKVAA; encoded by the exons ATGAAAAAGAGAACATTTGATCAAGAATACAAGATTCAAGCCGTTGAGTTATGCTTGGAGGGGGACAAGTCCATCGCCCAAGTGGCAAAAGAATTAGGATTGGCATACAACACTCTTCACCGTTGGGTCAAAGAATACAAAGAAAGCAATGGCACAAGCTTTGTAGGTTCAGGAAACATCAAGCCACAAAATCAAGAAATCATCGAATTGCGCCGTCGCAATCAAGAGCTGGAAGAGGAATTAGCGATTTTAAAAAAGGCGTTAGGCA ATCTTCACCAGAAACCAGAAGTAATTTACGCGTTCATTTTTCAACATCGAAATGAATTTCTTGTTGTGAAGATGTGCCAAGTTCTCGGTGTTTCTAAAAGTGGATATTATGCATGGCTGAAACGCCCAAAAAGCAACCAAAAAGAGAAAAAAGAACAACTGACCCAACAGATTCGGAACGAGTATCTCAAGTCACGCAAGATTTACGGAAGTCCGAAAATTACGCAAGAACTACGCAAACAAGGAATTCGTGTGTCTCAAAAGACAGTCGCTCGTATCATGAGCGAAGAAGGATTGAGATCAATTACGGTGCGTAAATACAAGGCAACGACCAATAGTAATCACCCTTACAACGTGTATGCGAATCTGTTGGAACAGAATTTCCAAGCAACGGCTCCAAATGAAGTATGGATGGCCGATATCACGTACATTCCTACTGATGAAGGATGGTTGTATTTAGCGAGCATCATGGATTTATATACACGAAAGATCGTAGGTTGGTATATCGATACACGAATGACCAAAGAGTTAGTCATCAAAGCCTTACAACGAGCGTTAAACAACGAGAAACCAACAGGAAGAGTGATTCACCACTCGGATCGTGGAAGCCAGTATGCGTCGAATGGTTATCAACAACTGTTACAAGAGCATCATTTCCAAGTCAGTATGTCGAGACGTGGGAACTGTTACGACAACGCTTGTATGGAGTCGTTTCATAGCTTAATCAAGAAAGAATGCATCTATCCCAATCGATTCCGTACGCGAAAAGAAGCGAAACAAGCCATTTTTGAGTACATCGAATGCTTCTACAACCGAAAAAGGAGTCATTCCGCTCTTGAATATGTATCGCCATGTGAATTTGAGGCTGCTTACTACGCTAACCAGAGAAAAGTAGCTGCCTAA